The Coffea arabica cultivar ET-39 chromosome 3c, Coffea Arabica ET-39 HiFi, whole genome shotgun sequence genome contains a region encoding:
- the LOC113735187 gene encoding small ribosomal subunit protein uS15, whose product MGRMHSRGKGISASALPYKRTPPSWLKISSQDVEDNICKFAKRGMTPSQIGVILRDSHGIAQVKSVTGSKILRILKAHGLAPEIPEDLYHLIKKAVAIRKHLERNRKDKDSKFRLILVESRIHRLARYYKKTKKLPPNWKYESTTASTLVA is encoded by the exons ATGGGTCGTATGCACAGTCGCGG TAAGGGTATTTCTGCATCGGCTCTTCCTTACAAGAGAACGCCGCCAAGCTGGCTGAAGATCTCGTCCCAGGAT GTTGAAGATAACATCTGCAAGTTTGCAAAGAGGGGAATGACACCGTCTCAGATTGGTGTGATTCTTCGGGACTCTCATGGTATAGCGCAGGTCAAGAGTGTCACTGGCAGCAAAATCTTGCGTATCCTCAAGGCTCACg GGCTTGCACCCGAGATTCCAGAGGATCTGTACCATCTGATCAAGAAGGCAGTCGCAATCAGGAAGCATTTGGAGAGGAACAGGAAGGACAAGGATTCCAAGTTCAGATTGATTCTGGTGGAGAGCAGGATACACCGCCTCGCTCGTTACTACAAGAAGACCAAGAAGCTCCCTCCCAACTGGAAATA TGAATCTACTACTGCCAGCACCCTTGTGGCCTAG
- the LOC113735185 gene encoding NADPH-dependent oxidoreductase 2-alkenal reductase-like has protein sequence MAEVEIVKNKQVLLRDYVSDFPKESDMIISTDSTISLKVAEGSNGVLVKNLYLSSDPFMRRFMQVSQPARSKTGFIPYTPGSPINGFGVAKVVDSGHPNFKKGDLVWGITQWEEYSPIAEPDSLFKIEHTDVPLSYYIGLLGMPGLTAYAGFFEVCKPEKGEKVFVSSASGAVGLIVGQFAKLLGCYVVGSAGSKEKVDLLKNKFGFDDAFDYKQEHDLDAALKRCFPEGIDIYFENVGGKMLDAVLLNMRMNGRIAACGMISQYYSDKPEGVSNMMWIIYKRVYIKGFSVFDFYHQYSKFLDTILPHVREKKITYVEDIIEGLENGPKALIDFFNGRSVGKQLVVVARE, from the exons ATGGCAGAAGTTGAGATAGTGAAGAACAAGCAGGTGCTGCTGAGAGATTATGTTAGTGATTTCCCCAAAGAATCAGATATGATCATCAGCACCGACAGCACTATAAGCTTGAAAGTGGCAGAAGGATCAAATGGAGTGCTGGTTAAGAATCTGTACCTGTCAAGTGACCCGTTTATGCGCCGTTTCATGCAAGTGTCTCAGCCTGCTCGTAGTAAAACTGGCTTTATTCCTTACACCCCTGGCTCA CCAATAAATGGGTTTGGGGTTGCCAAAGTAGTGGATTCAGGGCATCCAAACTTCAAGAAAGGTGATCTGGTATGGGGTATAACACAATGGGAAGAATACAGTCCCATAGCAGAACCTGACTCTCTTTTCAAGATTGAGCATACTGATGTACCTCTTTCCTACTATATTGGACTGCTCG GTATGCCTGGTCTTACTGCCTATGCTGGATTCTTTGAGGTTTGCAAAccagaaaaaggagaaaaggttTTCGTATCTTCAGCATCCGGGGCAGTTGGTCTGATCGTTGGACAATTTGCAAAATTGTTAGGTTGCTATGTTGTTGGAAGTGCTGGAAGCAAAGAAAAG gTTGATCTTCTCAAGAACAAGTTTGGATTTGATGATGCTTTCGATTACAAGCAAGAACACGACTTGGATGCTGCTCTGAAAAG gTGCTTCCCTGAAGGGATTGATATCTATTTTGAAAATGTTGGAGGAAAGATGCTAGATGCTGTGCTCCTCAACATGAGAATGAATGGTCGAATTGCTGCTTGTGGAATGATCTCACAGTACTACTCTGACAAACCTGAAGGAGTATCCAATATGATGTGGATTATTTACAAGCGAGTATACATAAAAGGATTTTCTGTGTTTGATTTTTACCATCAATACTCAAAGTTTTTGGACACTATATTGCCTCACGTCCGCGAGAAAAAGATAACCTATGTTGAAGACATTATTGAAGGTCTTGAAAATGGTCCTAAAGCCCTTATAGATTTCTTCAATGGCCGCAGTGTTGGGAAACAGCTAGTTGTTGTTGCTCGTGAATGA
- the LOC140004363 gene encoding 2-alkenal reductase (NADP(+)-dependent)-like, with protein sequence MVKNKQVLLKDYVSGSPKESDFIIATDKKTSLEVPESSDNGVLLKNLYLSCDPYMSLLMPKPANSTFEDGFSHYTPGSPINGYAVSKVLDSTHPKFNKGDLVWGITGWEEYSLIAEPDSLFKIEHTDIPLSHYTGLLGMPGMTAYVGFYEVCKPKKGEKVFISAAAGAVGQLVGQFAKLAGCYVVGSAGSKQKIDLLKNKFGFDDAFNYKEEQDLDAALKRYFPEGIDIYFENVGGKTLDAALLNMKSHGRVAVCGMISHYNLDKPEGVHNLAHILYKRIRMEGFAVYEYYHLYPKFLDLVLPYIRENKITYVEDIAEGLENGPAALVGLFSGRNVGKQVLVVARE encoded by the exons ATGGTGAAGAACAAGCAGGTGTTATTGAAAGACTATGTGAGTGGTTCCCCAAAAGAGTCCGATTTTATCATCGCCACTGACAAGAAGACAAGCTTGGAAGTTCCTGAAAGCTCAGATAATGGGGTGTTGCTTAAGAATCTCTACTTGTCTTGCGATCCTTACATGAGCCTTCTCATGCCAAAGCCTGCAAATTCTACTTTCGAGGATGGATTCTCTCATTACACTCCTGGATCT CCAATAAATGGGTATGCGGTATCTAAGGTACTGGATTCAACGCACCCAAAATTCAATAAGGGTGACTTGGTATGGGGTATAACAGGATGGGAGGAGTACAGTCTCATAGCAGAACCTGATTCTCTTTTCAAGATTGAGCACACAGACATTCCTCTTTCCCATTACACTGGATTACTAG GCATGCCTGGCATGACTGCTTATGTTGGATTCTATGAAGTTTGCAAAcctaaaaagggagaaaaagtaTTTATATCTGCTGCAGCTGGTGCTGTCGGTCAGCTTGTTGGACAGTTTGCAAAATTGGCAGGCTGCTATGTGGTTGGAAGTGCAGGAAGTAAACAAAAG ATTGATCTTTTGAAGAACAAGTTTGGATTTGATGATGCTTTCAATTACAAAGAAGAACAGGACCTTGATGCTGCTCTGAAGAG GTACTTCCCCGAAGGAATTGATATTTACTTCGAAAATGTTGGAGGAAAGACATTGGACGCTGCGCTCCTGAACATGAAATCGCATGGCCGAGTTGCTGTGTGTGGAATGATCTCACACTACAATCTTGATAAACCCGAGGGAGTACATAATTTGGCACATATTCTTTACAAACGTATTAGAATGGAAGGATTTGCAGTTTATGAATACTATCACCTATATCCAAAGTTTCTTGACCTTGTACTGCCTTATATCCGAGAAAACAAGATCACCTATGTGGAAGACATTGCAGAAGGCCTCGAGAATGGCCCTGCTGCCCTTGTTGGTCTGTTCAGCGGTCGCAATGTTGGGAAACAGGTGCTTGTGGTTGCTCGAGAATAA
- the LOC113736043 gene encoding 2-alkenal reductase (NADP(+)-dependent)-like, whose translation MAEEKAETVKNKQVLLRDYLNGFPKESDMIISTCNIIRLKIPENSNGILLRNLYLSCDPTMHGLMRKPESPRRTSIPPCKPGSVSGVDFIAGMPGLTAYVGFYEVSNPKKGERVYVSAASGAVGQLVGQYAKSMGCYVVGSAGSKEKVDLLKNKFGFDDAFNYKEEHDLDAALKRYFPDGIDIYFENVGGRMLDAVLLNMRKHGRIAVCGMISQYNLEQPESVSNIAWHLYKRVRMEGFTVFEYLHLHSRFLDFVLPDIRKQKITYVEDIVEGLENGPAALIGLFNGRNVGKQLVAVAHE comes from the exons ATGGCAGAAGAAAAGGCAGAGACGGTGAAGAACAAGCAGGTGCTGCTTAGAGACTACTTAAATGGTTTCCCAAAAGAATCAGACATGATTATCAGCACTTGCAACATAATACGCTTGAAAATCCCAGAAAACTCAAATGGGATTTTGCTCAGGAATCTCTACTTGTCATGCGATCCTACCATGCATGGTCTAATGAGAAAGCCCGAGTCTCCTAGGAGAACTTCCATCCCTCCTTGCAAGCCTGGCTCTGTAAGTGGTGTTGATTTTATAGCAG GGATGCCTGGTCTTACAGCCTATGTTGGATTCTATGAAGTCTCCAATCCCAAGAAAGGAGAAAGAGTATATGTATCGGCAGCATCTGGTGCAGTTGGTCAGCTTGTGGGACAATATGCAAAATCTATGGGATGTTATGTTGTTGGAAGTGCTGGAAGCAAAGAAAAG GTTGACCTTCTGAAGAACAAGTTTGGATTTGATGATGCTTTCAATTATAAGGAGGAGCACGACTTGGATGCTGCTTTGAAAAG GTACTTCCCTGATGGGATTGACATCTACTTCGAGAATGTTGGAGGAAGAATGCTGGATGCAGTACTTCTAAACATGAGAAAGCACGGTCGAATTGCTGTTTGTGGAATGATCTCACAATACAATCTTGAACAACCTGAAAGTGTAAGCAATATAGCCTGGCATCTATACAAACGCGTCCGGATGGAAGGATTTACTGTTTTCGAGTACTTACACCTTCACTCGAGGTTTTTGGACTTTGTACTGCCTGACATCCGAAAGCAGAAGATAACCTATGTGGAAGACATTGTTGAAGGGCTTGAAAATGGCCCTGCAGCCCTTATAGGTCTCTTTAACGGTCGCAATGTTGGGAAACAACTAGTTGCAGTTGCCCATGAATGA
- the LOC113735184 gene encoding 2-alkenal reductase (NADP(+)-dependent) produces MAAEVEVVKNKQVLLKDYVTGFPKESDVIISTENTISLKVPENSSGVLVKNLYLSCDPFMRGLMRKPAPNRRTPFPAYKPASPIYGFVVAKVVDSSHPKFKKDDLVWGLAGWEEYSLITETDLLFKIEHTDVPLSYYTGILGLAGITAYGGFYEVCNPKKGEKVFVSAASGAVGQLVGQFAKLTGCYVVGSAGSKEKVDLLKNKFGFDGAFNYKEEHDLDAALKRHFPEGIDIYFENVGGKMLDAVLLNMNMFGRIAVCGMISQYNLDEPEGVKNLMWLIHKRINMRGYSAAEYYPHYTKFLDLVLPHIREKKITYVEDIAEGLESVPAALAGLFSGRNVGKQVIVVARE; encoded by the exons ATGGCAGCAGAGGTTGAGGTAGTGAAGAACAAGCAAGTGCTGTTGAAAGACTATGTTACTGGCTTCCCGAAAGAATCAGATGTGATCATCAGCACAGAAAATACCATAAGCTTGAAAGTGCCAGAAAACTCAAGTGGGGTTTTGGTTAAGAACCTCTACTTGTCATGTGATCCTTTCATGAGAGGTCTAATGCGAAAGCCGGCGCCCAATCGTAGAACCCCGTTTCCCGCTTACAAGCCTGCCTCT CCTATTTACGGGTTTGTGGTAGCTAAAGTAGTGGATTCAAGCCATCCAAAGTTCAAGAAGGATGACTTGGTATGGGGACTGGCTGGATGGGAGGAATACAGTCTCATTACAGAAACTGATTTGCTTTTCAAGATCGAGCACACAGATGTCCCTCTTAGCTACTATACTGGAATTCTTG GTTTGGCTGGCATTACTGCCtatggtggattttatgaggtCTGTAAtcccaagaaaggagagaaagtATTTGTCTCAGCAGCATCTGGTGCAGTTGGCCAGCTCGTTGGACAATTTGCAAAGCTGACAGGCTGCTATGTAGTTGGAAGTGCTGGAAGTAAAGAAAAG GTTGATCTTTTGAAGAACAAGTTTGGTTTTGATGGCGCATTCAATTACAAGGAAGAACATGACTTGGATGCTGCTTTAAAAAG GCATTTCCCTGAAGGAATCGATATCTACTTTGAAAATGTTGGGGGAAAGATGCTGGATGCTGTCCTCCTAAATATGAACATGTTCGGTCGAATTGCTGTTTGTGGAATGATCTCACAGTACAATCTTGATGAACCTGAAGGAGTAAAGAACTTGATGTGGCTCATTCACAAGCGAATCAACATGCGAGGATATTCTGCCGCTGAATACTATCCCCACTACACAAAATTTTTGGATCTTGTGTTGCCTCATATCCGCGAGAAAAAGATAACATATGTGGAAGATATCGCTGAAGGACTTGAAAGTGTCCCTGCAGCCCTTGCAGGTCTCTTTAGCGGTCGCAACGTTGGAAAACAGGTTATTGTAGTAGCTCGTGAATGA